CCTCACATTTTCAAACAACAAAGTTCTTTTACTTATCAatgtcatatttgaaatttatgaaaatcaaaagggagatgacatcaatagatataaacaattcacaaaCAATTCTTGAGAATTGCTGAAAGcatttttcaattattgtcGCAAACTgaaaaatcccccctttttttttatgaaaaagaaaaattactgtaaaatttattaaaatctaACGGGAGCTGACATCAAAGGATATTAACAATCTAAAATggaaaaatttataattttatatatcattaagGCTTGATAATGCTGAGTTGTGttgtagcacatgtttacaatcTTAAAATCTCTGCtacatgatactttttttggCAGATAGTTTCGTTTAACCACTGTATTTGCACAAGGAAAAACCAacagtataaatataaatacctgCCACGTTGGGAGAGCATATAGTAGTATTGAAGGAATACATCATACATTTTGGCCctaatgaaaattttattttgtctgtaggatttttctaaattttgaatatttataaagaaataactttttttgttgttaattaatcaaataaacttaaattGGTACTGACCATTATTACTAGAAAGATCTGTGAAAAAATCAGTCCACCACTTTTTATCTTCCTCTCTCTTGAAATATGTAAATGAACCAGTGATATCGTTTTTTAGCTTGGCCAGGTCTATTTTGTTGTAGTcaggaattattatttttggaGAGTCTGTGGGAACACTAAGTAGAAGCTGCTCCTCTGGTTCTTGCCaagtatgaaatatatttgacatttttaaccaCATTTTGTTACAgtatgtaaataattttaaagcaaTTTGTGTATCAAgggttctgattggatgacagttACCATAatacaagaggctctcaagagcctgaatcgctcacctgattttttttggttaaatctctcatcaatgattattttggcttttcaatttatttaaatgttctttgaagcacaaattttattttatacaccctactgatcattcagttgaagtttggttgaatttggttgagtagttttagaggagaagattttttaaaggtagcaaatatgatgaataaattgtgaaaaattgtcattaaaggacaataaccccttaaggggtcaattgacaattttggtcatgctgactttttgtagatcttactttgctgataatttttgctgtttacagtttatctttatctataataatattcaagataatgaccaaaaactgcaacatttccttaaaattaccaattaagtggcagcaacccaacaatgggttgtttgattcatctgaaaatttcagggctgatagatattgacctaatgaacatttttacttcatgtaagatttgctctaaatgctttcgtttttaaGATAtaggccaaaaactgcatttgacccctatgttctattttaagtaacggcggccatgttttttgacggatcaaaaatccaagcacacactttgtgcaggatatactaaggaacaatcatgctaagtttcagaggagaagatgtttgaaaaattgttaacgacgacgacggacgccaagtgatgagaaaagctcacatggccttttaggccaggtgagctaataaggAAGCAGACGTTTTTAAATTActgaatgtattgacatgtaaCTTCTACAATAATAAGATTAAAAGTGCTCCAGGTTTCCTGAAAATTAAGGCATTCTGTCTTgacagaatatttttaaatattacagaTCTTTCACATATGTTGGTCCAAATAAATAGAATGAtgaaagtgtattttcaaaaagttcataAACAGTGTTATACAAAGTTTGTACGGGATGCCCCTATTTATTCCCCTTACTGCTTACAGGATAAATAAAAGTAGTGGGCACCCCTTTTCAAGTCTTGGATCCTCCATCACTGAGGATACATGTTGAAATGAAAATGCTGTGGTTGACAAACAGCAAAAGATTCTACACTGATGGATTCCAAGTACTTTAAATCAAATCAttacattcaaacaaaataaataactgattcataacattcaaacaaaataaataactaattcatttattacataatttgttAGTATTTGAAAGTATTTAATTATACCTTGTCAGTtgaccattttttgtaaaacagtctTGTTTTCTCATCTTTCTTGATTATCTTAAATATGTGGGGGTATGAATGGTTACACATTTTGTTCAGATACTGAGTTATCCAGCCAGCTATATCCCACACTTTTGATGTTTGAACTGACACTGGATTTGGAGTAGTGCATGACTCAAAAGCTCTCATAAGTTTGGGCAATGTAAGAACTGCCTGTCTTGCCAACCAGGAAGAAAATCTGCAATTAAATTAAGACAGAATTGTAGCATGAAGAAAACACGGCAACCATACATCAGAACAtagttcactttttttttggtcatgtgtAGAAATTTTTAGTGTTTGTTAAACAGGAAGTTGCTGTTTAGTCAATCTGAAAAAAGCATTACAGTCTAGCTCACTCATATAAACATTGATATCAAATTTTAGAAAAGCTTATTATTCAGTTGCTCAGAAAAATGTGTCAAAGTATTCATAAAACAGATGGACAGAATGACAGACATGTGTAAAACAGTTAACATTTGTGTTTTCTGACCTTAGCCTTAAAGGTTTGTGTGAGTTATTGCCATCACTTGGTGTCTGTAGtgcctttatttacttttcATATTCTAAtcttaactagaggctctcaagattgattgattgattgttggttgcttaacgtccagtggaggctctcaagagcctgtgtcgctcacttgtatttactgatgtcagTCATCAtggttggtaggtggggtcatttaacacttttttaaatagataccctagtaataattgtggccaagtttggttaaatttggcccatagttatagaaaagaagatttagtacaagttacaaaaatgaagaaaaggtgttgactataaagggcaataactccttaaggggtcctctaacaattttgatcatgctgacttatttgtatatcttactttgctaacattattgctgtttacagcttatcttatctttaaaagtattcaagatatgaaccaaaaactgcaaaatttcctaaaaattaccaattttagggcagcaacccaacaacaagttgtcagattcatcatttgtgaggggatagatcttattctgatggacatttaaatcttgaaagttttgtcctaaatgtcttagtttcaaagatataaatcaaaaactgcattttaccactatgttctaattttaatcatgtcagccattttgtttggtaggcaGGGTCATGGAACACatcttttaaactatataccactATGATAATTGTggcaaagttttgttaaatttggccatgcagtttcagagaagaagatttttgttcaagttacaaaaaaagaagaaaagttgataaaatttgactataaagggcaataactccttaaggggttgactgacattttggtcatgttaacttatttgtaggtcttactttgctggtCAAGGATAGCAAAAAGGAAATTTTAGCATTATGTTATATATTACGTACCTTGAAAAAACCTGGTCAACGTCTTCATGTGTATGTCCTACCATAAGGAATGAcactttaacttttttaaatacacCCAGCTCCACTAACAATGAAAGGAATCCAAAGACAAATCtgtaatacatatatttgatatcaataaaCATAAGAAATAAATTCCTACATCGAACAGTATTTGAACTCAACAAAATATCTTCCGATAGGTTCATTATctctttttaattaaaaatacaagttgcatttttttattgagcatttctgtattttaaaaagtgctttttcaatgacagatcatattttcaaactttaaattgataaatttcatTGAAGATTTCATGAATAAAATTCACAAAGCACAAATTTCAggattttttatgtattgttttcttaaattttgttattttgtaacaTTCTTTCAATCAATGGTCATAGagttaaataaaagtaaataaccTGTTCTTATTTTCCCTGTAACAATTGTCCATTTGCAGGTAAAGGACAGGTGGGATGTCTTCCAAACCTGCCAATATGTTTATCAATGTTGAGATTGTGAGATTTGCTGAGTGAGGATattcaaataagtcaaaaaaTCCATATGTGCTTATTCCATGAAGCAAAACCCCAATTAAGTGGACCCTCAGCTTCCACATATTACCTGTAAACTTTGATTTATACAGGAAGTGTGGAAGCTGAGTTTTGCTTTGGTCCATTGAGTCAATTATGACAGATAAATATTTTTCCGGTTGTTCTTTAGCTTTCTGAATATGCTTGTAATATTTCCTTCTTTCCATGctgaaagaataaataaaaggaaatgAAGAAGGGATGAGATAATTGTAATCctaattgattgatttttgataaaatctaTTTAAAGTAATTGACATTCATATGTAAATGTCCACATGTGTAGTAATTCAATTGATAATAGCAAAATATATTGtgtaatcataaaaaaaaacaaaaaaaaacattatatcaatatattaaacatacaaCGACTTTGAAGTTCAATTAAATTGtaatatatcaattttttttcttcaaagcAGCAAGTTTCTTGACAATTATTAACTTATTTTCACATTTGGAAAGAagtgattttaaatctaaataattccagttatgttatgaataaaattaaagCCAGGGTTAAGTGCCTTGTTATAATGAAATCAGTTTGAAAATTGATTGAAACATTTGATCTGAGAAATAagtgtgtttatatatttacaaaacaagtatatgtacatgatttataaatcataaatgttACCAAAGAGAATGAACCATCTTATCTATGAAATAACTTAAAGATTTCAagagaaaattttaatattattaagaaataatgaaaagttTACAACACtaacttttgttgttttaagtGTTTTTCTCTCCTTCTTTGTAGTTCTTGCTTTTTTGTCTTGCTTCTTGTTGAAGAaagttttgtctttattttgatgCATTTATTGCATTTGGAAAATCTTGAtacctgaaaaataaatcaactcTGTAAATAGGCTCACTATTGAAGGCTCTACGGTGTCTGCATCTATCACATGGaaacgtaaaaaaaactttatttacaGTTCAAAGGCAATTTCTATTTTCTGAACCTTGATATAtggtagttttaaaatatatatgatccaagaataaaaaaattcttattatTTAACAAGTTTATCATCAAAATTAGTGCTGCTGACACACAGGGTTAAATGAGGTCGTTGATGGGATGTTAATTCttgttatgattttgtttgtatatcaacataaaaatgtactTGTTTGTGATTTCTAATTCAGACTTTCTTTCCTAAGTTATCACTTCAATAAACAATTTGGCCTTTTAAAACTTataacttcatttttttaatgtcgaTGTATTCCCCAATTTCcaagttttataagaattaaataCAAATCATGATTCAGGTCATTAATTTaggcctaaattaatatattgtttgtttcccaaATGCTGACCCTGCGAAGCCaggtgtgggtaggtaggtagggaaataattttattttttcctaaaaGCTGGAATTTAGCCGGTTGATCTGGTAAGCCTGaaattcagaaatgaataaaataatatttgactaaGTTTGGACAATAAATTTGTTTGAGTAGGACCGATTTTGCTGGGTCGGTTGgaattggggaaacaaacaatattctATTTTTGGCCAAATGGATTTGTTACCTTAGGGATGGCAATATGACACAAACATGTTCTCCAGAGTAACATAAAATGTGACATGGAAATAACTTCTGGTTCCCCTTTGTCATGTTGGTATTCAACCATCTCACTGTAAATAGACTTTTTGGTCACACATGGTGGTAGGTGTATTTTCTCCTGATTGGGTAATTTCTCACCAAACTGGATTGCATACATATGCAACCATGTCATTGCACTTTGGCTAGAAGCTTTCATTCTACCAAGACGATTACCAATTTTATTGATGACAACTGATCCATCTATAATTGAATGGAATGGACAATAAGAATTATATTACTCATGTAGCCAGACACAAGAAACTTCAAATATGTTCatacataacatttttttttaccagaaaAAATACCTGTGTGTATTTAATACTTGAAAGGTTAATGTTGTTAAAACAATTTGGGTTTATGATTATGAAACTGTTGTTATGTTGACagcttggattttttttttcacttcttcTTTAATAGAAGTTTGAATCTACAAAATTCTGTCTCAGTGAAACAGATGTGTTCCTAGAATGGATGAAATACCATAAGTGGGCTTAAATATATAACTGCTAGCAATCAGAAAAATGAAAGCATATTCAATTTTAGTTGTGTGATGCAATTATATATTTACCATAAAACTTTTTCTGAATACTATAGTACGTTGATTTGGGGATTCCAAGAACCAGTAGAAAGGCTGATAGACACACTGAAGATGTACCTATCAGGTACTTGAACTCATACTTGCAAGTAAGCTCATTGATCCTAAAAGAGAATaagaacatgttttatttaatcagtattcatttacatttttatgttgtcataagttaaagatatttttgtcattataaatagatataggaagatttggtgtgagtgccaatgagacaactctccatccaaataacaatttaaaaataagtaaaaaattataggtcaatgtacggctttcaacacagagccttggctcacaccgaacaacaagctttaaagggccccaaaattactagtgtaaaaccattcaaacgggaaaaccaacggtctaaaaTTTATATATGCCAGAGGCGCATTTcatttacaaaagactcatcagtgacggtaGATGCCTTCGGAGCTTAAattacaatacagttatctcctaaatgtAATTGCTGATATTTTGAATGGCAATCAtttcacatcttcttatattgaaatataaacatgatgaaagATGAAAATTGTGCAGTAATGAATATATACCTAGAATGGCTTTGTAGCCAATTCAGAATAAACTGACTTCTTTCATTTGTAGACAGGGATTGAAAATTATTTCGAACTGTCTCTGCGGTCATAATGTCCAATCCTGATATGCAAAGCATTGAACAGCAAACCATGTATGCGAACGATGTCAGTGCTTTCAGGCTTCTTCTTTCtgcaaaatgtaaataaatggaATGAAAATGAGCTTACTGAGTGATAGCCCAAAGTGACAACATAAAACCCATTaatttgattatctccctttaaaaacATCAGAAATAATCATCTCGCTTCATGCACACAAACATGTGATACACTTTTACtttcatataatattttatcaaaatatattgagTGGGTCAATGAGTTGCCTTTGAAAGATTCTGAATATTTAAGTGCATGCAAAACGGTGATTGGTTTATGTCACTTAGGCAAGCATCCAGCAATTATAAGCACAAACATAGAATGTCTTACATTGGACACACAGATGAATTTGGTGTCACATCCCTTGTACCTTCTAACAATTTGATAACACGTATACTGATTTTTACAGGCCCAAGAGCAATTTTAAAAGCCTGGGCTGTTGGGCCTTTAAATTTTGGTTCTACATGAAGACTGTgattttattgagaaaaatgCTGTAATGACTGTTTCCATTTTGGAACCGCCGAAGaatttttgtgtgtgataatGGGTAGACATGCAATAAAGGGGGGTGATTAATGGTCTGCATCCAAGTTGACATAGGGctgaacatataaaattatatatacatgctaCTTACTTTTTCTCACAGGAGTTTCCATTGTTTCATCTCCAGGATAATTCAGATGACAGTCAACAGAAGACCCAAATGGTCTTCCTCTTTTTCTATGTGCTGAAATGCAAACATTACCATGATAACATGAAGactaaaacacaaatacatgtactaaacacTAAGCAATGAACCATAaatatgaggtcaaggtcaaattaaaCTTGTAtaaagcatccaggtcttccaccttctaaaatataaagtttttaagaCTGTTAGCTAACACCACTGCTGCCCTCACCatatcactatccctatgtcgagctttctgcaaaaaaagttgcaggcttgacaaaaaatcagtaaaaaggCGAAcaccttgttttttttctattaaattgtGTAACATAGAACCTTAGACACACATCTTTAAAGTATTTACCTGCAGCTTCAATATTTTCCGCAACTTCATCTCCTGACTCGCATTCTAGCTCAGAATCATCTGTATCTTGATAGCtgtctgaaatttaaaaaataaataaattcacttaattcaaaatagtaaattaattttaagaaatttactTTAGAAATTGTAACCATGCAAGCAGGAGTATCTCTaagttaatttatatttgttttaaattgactttatattgtttttgtactgcaacttaaattaatACAATGATAgctattaaaattgtaaaactaaattcaaacttattttcatccttTAGGAACCCCTGATTGTGGAAAAGTGTTGCATTATAAAATTCTCATTGCAGAAAATATAGCTGtattactatatttaggaaacAAACAACTGGTTGCAGTATAAATTGTTATACAATAGTAAGTGTAATATGCATGAAAGCATAATCCAAGGAAATCATGCATTTGGGGATGATATTTGTGATTGGAATAAATCTTATAATATTACAATTGGGAGCTACAAACTTTAAGTTTTTGCTACTTAtacaatcaaaatcattaattaataaggcttgggtgtcttcctccatcttcgATTTTGAATAAGCAGATATCTTTAGTCTATATATTTGgtgaaatgtgcaaattttgagagttgtatgtaatttttgtacaagacttttgatatgaatatagaaaattgtgtgTTTAAACATAATTGCAGttgtaattttcaaaaacaccttgtttctgtttcattagattttttcaaaatttgacaaataaggggaaataactccgATGAGGTAATTTTTACAATAGAAAGTGTTATAAATTTACCTATTTCaatatgtagcaagaaaacaagttcagtgaccccattttttcttttacttatttgaaAGCATGTTATAAGAGCAATATTCTCACATTTTGTCTTAAAGTTCTTATAGAacgttttctttttatcacacaaaatttgattttccaTTAATAAGCTATTCAAAATcttacaatttgaaaaaagcatgATAAAAGCTTCATTTTGACAAGTTATCAAAAAATTCTGTCAGTTTTTATTAAGACACCCTAAGCCACTTTAAATTTATTACCTTCACCATTATCACTTTCATCAGGCCTATTCATTTCCATCATCCATGTATCTGTGAAATTTACATAATCTGaatctaaagaaatattgaacaGATTAAAGCATCAatcaatatacaatatatcCATAAAGGGGCAGaacaaaatattacattgattttgacatttgtatgTGAATAAAGAGCTACCAATTAATTTCCAGGGTGAGTGAATAAggaggaaatataaaaaaaaagcaggccAAGACACCCAAGTTGGTCTATGGGCAAATCAAACATCAAGAACACTAACATTGAAGACAAAAATAGTCAAGAGGTACAGTGGGAAGGTcaagatctaaaaaaaaaaatgtttaaccctgcaTCATTtctgtgcctgtcccaagtcaaaagcttgttagtcttgtatgatttttaattttattttatgtgtataattcggagtttcgtatgacgtccattaccactgaactagtatatatatttgtttatgggtCAGCTCAAGGATGCGGCCTTCTGTCTTGTCTgatttatggtcgggttgttgtctctttgacaaattacccatttccattttcaattttattcatgaCAATAATCTTATTTTCTTGATCTTGTATTACTGATCTTTTAGTCTTTTAGGTTTTGTGACTTGCATATAAGATATattgccttgctgatcatttgttgtatgatttaaagtgtttaaatatgatttaaatcATATGAGGCGTTATAGAATATAACTTTCTCTTTAAATATCGTTTAACCATGTCAGCCATGTATGTTGACTGTTAGACAGCTTGGTCATAACAGACTTTCTTGAGATGTGTACATGTagctgtaaatttatttttataagtttctgtattaattaatattacttttaaacatgaCTGTATAAGAGAGTATTAAAGGGTTATTTACGTGCAACGTTTTCAGCCTTTTTATTTCGCATGTTTCCGTGTTTGGTTCGATGTGCATGCTTTGTATTTCcccttatttattttctgtgtttCGTGTCGGTGCTCCTAATTTCTCGTTCTTGCCTTTTTCCGCATAAAGAAGTTGATGAAAAAGTAAATTGAAACTAACTCAAAGTCAGTGAGTTATTGTACTTTTTGAAACTTGTGTAATATAATAGAAATTGATGTATATTGTTACCATTCTACTTTCTATTGTATATGTATGCTTTACATATAATAATGACCatcataataatatttattcaaagCAGATGTGTAAAGATGACCACAAGGTCTTTACAGTATGTCCATTAACAATATCTACATGAACTCCAAGAACGGCTGAGTAATAACTGCtggtactttttttcttaatatttacactggacgttaagcaaccaacaatcaatcttaATATTTACGATTTTATTTCTCGTGCTTCGTTTCTcccgatttttatttttcgtgctacgtttttatgatttttatttcatgtatttccGTGTTCAGTAcccccctttaccaccctcatataacattttataactcATGATGTATTAAAATGAGTATTTATTGTTGccaactccattagaaattagAAGGggagctaaaaataaaaaaagggggtggggtTTATCATTTTTACCTTTGCAGTcatataaagctgtgccctgcagGGCATATGCGGTCTCTTTACTCAACATTATTTTCAAGAAATTAACCAAAAACTTGTAAAGTTtacataaattttcaattttgggCAGCAACCCATCAACAGGTGGTATAATGTGTCTTTAAATTCTGAGCAGATAGAACTTGAagtgatgaaattttttttccaatttcagattgctgtaaatgcttttgtttcagagtcattttgacttttttgtagatattactttgctgaacaattttgctgttcacagtttatctctatcaatTATAATATGCAAGacattataaaatgtaaataacagatacaaacaatTCGTAAGCCTTCAtttcattgaattaaaaaattaaggagttagatacatatattttttatgtttcaaagcactttttttttttattgtttctgtACGTGGAAAATTTACCTTTTGTACATGTGAAGATAGTGTGGCTTATaggtttttttctatgttttgttttatacatgtgGTCACTTTAGCAGGGTTttgttaaactatttcaaatcaGCACATTGACTTTGAGTATTTTAACCTAATTAAGCAAATAATTCTTgctatttagtttttatttggtGAAAAATTTATCCAGAGCTATGGTGCAACAACCtcaattttttcaataaaaatttgtaaCTGAGGTTTTTCGCTTCTTTCATATTTTCCtctagatactatcttttgTCAGTATTAAGAGGACttagaagcttctgtccaagtttgattttaataattacatgtatgtcattGTAAATTTTGATGGAAAATTTAACTGTATGGATGAGAAAAACTTGTTGTAGCTGTAACAGGCAGGAGCAATTTTTATTTACTGAAGTTTTGTAGGAAAATATTGGAACTTTCAGTCCTTGAAAGTTGTCGATTTACGGTGAATCGGGTATCAAATGTTACACACTTACACGGAAATATTGTAAACTGTCTCAACTGGCCATATCATTATTCTTATTTGAAACATCAGTATTTTAAATGTGTAAATGCTTTTTGGGAACCAAGCCTTACCTATTACATCTTCTAACGAATTGAAATAATCATCAGAATCTGCCATATTCCTTCAGCTGTTCAGCAGTCTGTTCAGACGATCTGGAAGTCAAATCGCGTGCGGATTTCCAAATTCTATTTTCGTTCGTGGAGTAATATAAGTAACTTCTAAAGATATTATTACTCCagatatatatttgatgtaatTGTGATAAAGTTAATGAAATAACTTGTTTGCGTTTTACTTCAAACATGCTAAATGTCGACAACAGCATATGAATTCGCGCATTGTTGATGGAACTACTTTGCTCGCTTTGTTTGTGTTGTGGTTGTAAATTGGTCACGTGCAGCTGATCGTCTGTCAATAATCAAACTCAAGATGTGGAAGATAGACGCAGGGGTTTTAAAAATTGGTGGCAAACAAGCAGTTgatgaaaatggaaagaaaTATCCGAAGGTTAAATCCGTCAAAGAGAGTAAATTTGTCTACTTGGTAAGAATTTATTAGAAATCAATCGGCTTTAGCCCACGAACTTGCGAGTTCGCTACATTTACAACTATCGGCTCCCAACTATCAATATTCTCACAatattaaagtatatttttatcctatttaactttaaaaaatgttcaatgtCCGATTTATAATCTGATTTTAAAGTACAGGGCATCGCTTCTTTTTAGATGTCGAAATGAATGTCGTCTTGTTAGACAACAATTAGATCTGCGCATGTgtcaaaagttaaaattaaacttaCAAAAATTCCGAGTAGGCGTAAACATAAAATTAGTTGATTTGCATTCTTTATTAACAAGAAGACAACACCCTTAATGATGTACAAACGTTAAAGAATTTGATGATAATATGATCACTCTACATATATATGTagctatttttatataataaagaataaagatatatatacagatcaAAGCCCTATGTGGGCGGAGTTACCGGACTACATCGTATAAAGCAACCAGATTTTTTACATGTGTTTATTATGGAGTTCTATTTTTAGAAGGTATATAAATATCGAAAGATATACATAACCCTCccattaattatattttaaatgtaatgttaaTTCTTTTGGAAGTTTATTCCTGCCAAATTATCTACACAATTATTAAATGTGTAGTTGTTAAAATTAATACAATGTCGAATCGATGCATGGTGTCCTTCTAAATTGTAGAAGACTTGTACTGGGACTATTTGTTAAGCCATGATAggctcttttaaaaaaattacaattttaccATATGGTAAACAAATCTCCTGAATATATTTTGGTGGGCATACAGATTTAGTCttgttggaacccccccttttttggaagac
This is a stretch of genomic DNA from Mytilus trossulus isolate FHL-02 chromosome 6, PNRI_Mtr1.1.1.hap1, whole genome shotgun sequence. It encodes these proteins:
- the LOC134721748 gene encoding uncharacterized protein LOC134721748 isoform X1, whose protein sequence is MADSDDYFNSLEDVIDSDYVNFTDTWMMEMNRPDESDNGEDSYQDTDDSELECESGDEVAENIEAAAHRKRGRPFGSSVDCHLNYPGDETMETPVRKKRRSLKALTSFAYMVCCSMLCISGLDIMTAETVRNNFQSLSTNERSQFILNWLQSHSRINELTCKYEFKYLIGTSSVCLSAFLLVLGIPKSTYYSIQKKFYDGSVVINKIGNRLGRMKASSQSAMTWLHMYAIQFGEKLPNQEKIHLPPCVTKKSIYSEMVEYQHDKGEPEVISMSHFMLLWRTCLCHIAIPKVSRFSKCNKCIKIKTKLSSTRSKTKKQELQRRREKHLKQQNMERRKYYKHIQKAKEQPEKYLSVIIDSMDQSKTQLPHFLYKSKFTGNMWKLRVHLIGVLLHGISTYGFFDLFEYPHSANLTISTLINILAGLEDIPPVLYLQMDNCYRENKNRFVFGFLSLLVELGVFKKVKVSFLMVGHTHEDVDQVFSRFSSWLARQAVLTLPKLMRAFESCTTPNPVSVQTSKVWDIAGWITQYLNKMCNHSYPHIFKIIKKDEKTRLFYKKWSTDKV
- the LOC134721748 gene encoding uncharacterized protein LOC134721748 isoform X2; this translates as MADSDDYFNSLEDVIDSYQDTDDSELECESGDEVAENIEAAAHRKRGRPFGSSVDCHLNYPGDETMETPVRKKRRSLKALTSFAYMVCCSMLCISGLDIMTAETVRNNFQSLSTNERSQFILNWLQSHSRINELTCKYEFKYLIGTSSVCLSAFLLVLGIPKSTYYSIQKKFYDGSVVINKIGNRLGRMKASSQSAMTWLHMYAIQFGEKLPNQEKIHLPPCVTKKSIYSEMVEYQHDKGEPEVISMSHFMLLWRTCLCHIAIPKVSRFSKCNKCIKIKTKLSSTRSKTKKQELQRRREKHLKQQNMERRKYYKHIQKAKEQPEKYLSVIIDSMDQSKTQLPHFLYKSKFTGNMWKLRVHLIGVLLHGISTYGFFDLFEYPHSANLTISTLINILAGLEDIPPVLYLQMDNCYRENKNRFVFGFLSLLVELGVFKKVKVSFLMVGHTHEDVDQVFSRFSSWLARQAVLTLPKLMRAFESCTTPNPVSVQTSKVWDIAGWITQYLNKMCNHSYPHIFKIIKKDEKTRLFYKKWSTDKV